A genomic window from Verrucomicrobiales bacterium includes:
- a CDS encoding type 1 glutamine amidotransferase, which translates to MSGRILTFLDDIYEDLELWYPKLRLEEAGWTTLAAAPELRRYSGKHGYPAKADLLLSEARSADFTGLLIPGGFMPDKLRRDPKVISLTREFHSAGKLVAFICHGGWIPISAKILNGRRATGSLGIKDDLENAGAIWVDAPVVVDGNLISSRTPKDLAPFGKAMVDFLGRTK; encoded by the coding sequence GTGTCAGGTCGCATTCTCACTTTTTTGGATGATATCTACGAGGATCTCGAACTGTGGTATCCCAAACTGCGGCTCGAGGAGGCGGGGTGGACCACTCTCGCCGCCGCCCCGGAGCTTCGACGCTACTCAGGAAAGCATGGATACCCCGCGAAGGCCGATCTCTTGCTTTCCGAAGCTCGCAGCGCTGACTTCACCGGATTGCTCATCCCCGGAGGGTTTATGCCGGACAAACTTCGTCGCGACCCCAAAGTCATCAGCCTGACACGCGAATTCCACTCCGCTGGTAAACTGGTTGCCTTCATCTGCCACGGCGGCTGGATTCCCATTTCAGCCAAGATTCTCAACGGGCGTCGCGCGACGGGATCGCTCGGGATCAAGGACGATCTGGAAAACGCCGGTGCTATCTGGGTGGATGCCCCGGTCGTTGTGGACGGAAACCTCATCTCCAGTCGGACCCCGAAGGATCTAGCTCCATTCGGTAAGGCGATGGTCGATTTCCTCGGCAGGACAAAGTAG
- the uvrB gene encoding excinuclease ABC subunit UvrB yields MFQLEAPYTPQGDQPAAIAKMVEWLNGGHRHQTLLGVTGSGKTYTVANVIQAVNRPTLVLSHNKTLAAQLYAEFKSFFPKNAVEYFVSYFDYYQPEAYIPRTDTFIEKDSSVNEAIERMRLSTMSSLFSRRDVIVVASVSCIYGIGSREDYEAMVIPVQVNQELSREQLLFRLVELQYNRNDVDFTRGNFRVRGDTVELCPAYTEDALRFEFFGDTVERITRFEPLTGNRIDNLQAVSVYPAKQFATPTEKTKRAILSIREELGLRISEFEMEGRLLEAQRVKMRTEYDLEMMEEMGFCSGIENYSRHISGRPPGSRPHTLIDFFPKDFILVVDESHATIPQIGGMYEGDRSRKTVLVQHGFRLPSALDNRPLKFDEFQQLQGQTIYVSATPAEREMGWSEGRVAELVIRPTGLIDPKVTLKPLKGQIDDLIHEARLRVEKKERVLVTTLTKRTAEELTDYLREVGINVRYLHSEIDAIERVEILRSLRKGEFDVLVGINLLREGLDLPEVALVAILDADKEGYLRSATSLIQTAGRAARHLNGEVILYADVQTRSIQKFLATTEYRRGKQIAYNQAHGITPRSVSRPIEEGLSDKGEGIQRAASLINDAGGDFDITETIREMEAEMLAAAENLEFEKAALLRDQINELKRRSGLAANPAGRSTAAGNYPKGKRRRK; encoded by the coding sequence ATGTTTCAGCTCGAGGCTCCTTACACCCCGCAAGGGGATCAACCAGCCGCCATCGCCAAGATGGTGGAGTGGCTGAACGGGGGGCACCGTCATCAGACGCTCCTCGGCGTCACCGGATCGGGCAAGACCTACACGGTGGCCAATGTCATTCAGGCCGTGAATCGGCCCACCCTGGTTCTTTCACACAATAAGACTCTGGCGGCCCAGTTGTACGCCGAGTTCAAGTCGTTCTTCCCCAAGAATGCGGTCGAGTATTTCGTCAGCTACTTCGATTATTATCAGCCGGAGGCCTATATTCCCCGGACCGACACGTTTATCGAGAAGGACAGCAGCGTGAACGAGGCCATCGAGCGGATGCGCCTGTCCACGATGAGTTCCTTGTTCTCCCGGCGGGATGTGATTGTGGTGGCCAGCGTGTCCTGCATTTACGGCATCGGCAGCCGGGAGGATTATGAGGCCATGGTCATCCCGGTCCAGGTGAACCAGGAGCTGAGCCGCGAGCAGTTGCTCTTCCGTTTGGTCGAGCTGCAGTACAACCGCAACGACGTTGATTTCACCCGGGGCAACTTTCGGGTGCGGGGCGACACGGTGGAGCTTTGTCCGGCGTACACGGAGGATGCCCTGCGATTCGAGTTCTTTGGCGACACGGTCGAGCGGATCACCCGCTTCGAGCCGCTGACCGGCAATCGCATCGACAATCTTCAGGCGGTCTCGGTGTATCCCGCCAAGCAGTTTGCGACCCCGACGGAAAAAACGAAGCGCGCCATCCTCTCGATTCGTGAGGAGTTGGGGCTGCGCATCTCGGAGTTCGAGATGGAAGGCCGCCTCTTGGAGGCGCAGCGGGTCAAGATGCGGACCGAGTATGATTTGGAGATGATGGAGGAGATGGGGTTCTGCTCGGGCATCGAGAACTACTCGCGGCACATCAGTGGTCGTCCGCCTGGATCCCGCCCGCACACGCTCATCGATTTCTTCCCCAAAGACTTCATCCTCGTGGTCGATGAATCTCATGCCACGATTCCTCAAATCGGAGGCATGTATGAGGGCGACCGCTCTCGAAAAACGGTCCTGGTCCAGCACGGCTTTCGCCTGCCCAGCGCACTGGACAACCGGCCCTTGAAGTTCGATGAGTTTCAGCAGCTCCAGGGCCAGACCATCTACGTGAGTGCGACCCCCGCCGAACGGGAGATGGGTTGGTCCGAGGGCCGAGTGGCGGAGTTGGTGATCCGGCCCACCGGGCTGATCGATCCGAAGGTGACCCTCAAGCCGCTCAAGGGCCAGATCGATGATCTGATTCACGAGGCGCGGCTGCGCGTCGAGAAGAAGGAGCGTGTGCTCGTCACCACCCTGACGAAGCGCACGGCTGAGGAACTCACAGATTACCTGCGCGAGGTCGGGATCAATGTGCGCTACCTTCATAGCGAGATCGATGCGATCGAGCGGGTGGAGATCCTGCGGTCTCTGAGAAAAGGTGAATTCGATGTGCTGGTGGGCATCAATTTGTTGCGGGAGGGATTAGATTTGCCCGAGGTGGCCCTGGTGGCCATTTTGGATGCCGACAAAGAAGGCTACCTTCGCTCGGCCACCAGCCTGATCCAGACGGCCGGGCGCGCTGCGCGGCACTTGAACGGAGAGGTCATTCTCTACGCCGATGTGCAGACCAGGAGCATTCAAAAGTTTTTGGCAACCACCGAGTATCGTCGGGGCAAGCAGATCGCCTACAACCAAGCGCATGGCATCACACCGCGGAGTGTGAGCCGGCCGATTGAGGAAGGGCTGTCGGACAAGGGGGAGGGGATTCAGCGAGCGGCCTCACTCATCAATGATGCTGGAGGCGATTTCGACATCACTGAAACGATTCGAGAGATGGAGGCGGAAATGCTGGCTGCCGCCGAAAACCTCGAGTTCGAAAAAGCCGCCTTGCTTCGCGATCAGATCAACGAACTCAAACGCCGATCCGGACTGGCCGCCAATCCGGCTGGCCGTAGCACAGCCGCGGGCAATTACCCGAAGGGGAAACGACGCCGGAAGTGA
- a CDS encoding Gfo/Idh/MocA family oxidoreductase gives MKFHSSRRQFLQSACLTAGTLCLTGWRSRPSPRPRSANDRLNVAVVGVAEYGRSHLEECIPENVVALCDVDTLALDAASRQFPKAAVYADFRRMIDREPLDAVIIATPDHSHAIVAAWSLQAGLHVFCADPLSHTVSEARMLAQLARRRKRVTQLGGSVNSPATEDRVLEVLRSGELGPVTSVHAWTHRSHGELLRSAEQPPVPRHLDYDLWLGPQYPVPYCADYLPGRWRHWWTFGGGTLAEAGSPYFALIHRGLGLEAPARVEATGAALHLKHPPSWLRSRWTYELKEPLPPVQVTWHHGTARPEHFTDPRIAGASEGLVFSGSAGDLFVNPGAAWLLLTGQPARNLSAEVSPGNRRSRLCEWLDACRSLSQTSGHFEFAAPMTEALLLGNVAYRTDRKLVWNARKMVASNLPEASEYVQHSYRPGWWV, from the coding sequence ATGAAGTTTCACAGCTCTCGTCGGCAATTCTTGCAGTCCGCTTGCCTCACGGCGGGAACCCTTTGCCTGACCGGCTGGCGCAGCCGCCCGTCCCCCCGACCCCGATCCGCCAACGACCGATTGAACGTCGCGGTGGTTGGAGTTGCGGAATACGGACGCAGCCACCTCGAAGAGTGCATCCCGGAAAACGTCGTTGCGCTGTGCGATGTCGACACCCTGGCTCTCGACGCCGCCTCGCGACAGTTTCCCAAAGCGGCGGTCTACGCCGACTTCCGCCGGATGATTGATCGCGAGCCGTTGGATGCCGTGATCATCGCCACCCCGGATCACAGTCACGCTATCGTGGCGGCCTGGTCATTGCAGGCCGGACTGCACGTCTTTTGCGCCGATCCGCTTTCCCACACCGTCTCCGAGGCACGGATGTTGGCGCAGTTGGCCCGTCGTCGGAAACGAGTGACCCAGCTGGGCGGCTCGGTGAACAGCCCGGCCACGGAGGACCGCGTTCTTGAAGTCCTTCGCAGCGGGGAACTGGGGCCGGTGACGAGCGTTCATGCGTGGACGCACCGGAGTCACGGCGAGCTGTTGAGGAGCGCAGAGCAGCCGCCGGTGCCCCGTCATTTGGATTACGACCTTTGGTTGGGACCGCAGTATCCGGTGCCGTATTGTGCGGATTATCTGCCCGGTCGATGGCGGCATTGGTGGACTTTTGGCGGTGGCACTCTGGCGGAAGCGGGAAGCCCCTATTTTGCTCTGATTCACCGAGGGTTGGGCTTGGAGGCTCCGGCCCGGGTCGAGGCCACGGGCGCGGCCCTGCACCTTAAGCATCCGCCGTCCTGGCTGCGTTCCCGGTGGACCTATGAGCTGAAGGAGCCACTGCCGCCGGTGCAGGTCACCTGGCATCATGGGACAGCTCGTCCGGAGCACTTCACCGATCCACGCATCGCGGGAGCTTCGGAAGGACTGGTGTTCAGCGGTTCGGCGGGCGACTTGTTCGTGAATCCGGGTGCGGCCTGGCTGCTGCTGACCGGGCAACCTGCTCGGAATCTGTCCGCTGAAGTTTCGCCGGGAAATCGTCGGAGCCGGCTGTGCGAGTGGCTGGATGCCTGCCGTTCCCTTTCGCAAACTTCCGGTCACTTCGAGTTTGCCGCGCCCATGACCGAGGCCCTACTCTTGGGCAACGTTGCCTACCGCACCGACCGTAAGCTGGTCTGGAACGCTCGCAAGATGGTGGCGAGCAATCTTCCCGAGGCCAGCGAGTATGTTCAGCACAGCTATCGACCGGGTTGGTGGGTTTAG
- a CDS encoding ABC transporter permease, protein MVAILDRELRIRARQRRTFVHRFLIALATSGVTVLSLVLASLTTRVASVGQEVFGLLSWVLFGLCLLEGLRNAADSISEEKREGTLGLLFLTDLSAAGIILGKTSGQLLSSLYALMSAIPALSIPIMLGGVTGGEFWRAVLALFLTLLASLSLGILVSAWVRGVIEAWIGTALLLLAMLFVLPALMAWLSSATGASGASPFAMRLLRAEFYDPSPGLYWQSMGYYLLVIVTALGLACWVLPRRWQQTTVETKRMEKEPVTRMSETLHRLRDHRPMEWFAQHRDVGHPILLVISVILASALVLWALLSSPERIMADYFAIGASAFAYHLVLSTYQVLKATSLGSALRATGLLELIFITPLRPQETVLGLGRGLLRQGLKATGIFSVGEILCLAILIGRAAWFKELPLGPVIAVSVLASLIMWPPIQDLWAGTWLGLYQGLQQPKPTRAVMLCLGWVQGAQLICYYICLPLGPILSAIKSLVIFLWSRDRLLFELPRIVRADTLSIGKEGGKRSFKPLPSVIPPPLPPAKA, encoded by the coding sequence GTGGTCGCCATCCTCGATCGTGAACTGAGAATCCGAGCGCGCCAGCGGCGCACTTTCGTTCACCGCTTTCTCATCGCGCTTGCCACCTCGGGTGTCACGGTGCTGTCCCTGGTCTTGGCCTCGCTGACCACCCGGGTGGCCAGCGTCGGCCAGGAGGTTTTCGGACTGCTGAGCTGGGTGCTGTTCGGTCTCTGTTTACTGGAGGGACTGCGCAATGCGGCCGATTCCATCAGCGAGGAAAAGCGCGAAGGCACGCTGGGTTTGCTCTTCCTGACGGATCTGAGCGCGGCAGGCATCATCCTCGGAAAAACCTCCGGCCAGCTGCTCAGCAGCCTCTACGCGCTCATGTCCGCCATCCCCGCACTGAGCATCCCGATCATGCTCGGCGGGGTGACGGGCGGAGAGTTTTGGCGAGCAGTGCTGGCGCTGTTCCTCACTCTGCTCGCCTCCCTGTCCCTGGGGATCCTGGTCTCCGCTTGGGTGCGCGGGGTGATCGAGGCCTGGATTGGCACCGCCCTGCTCCTACTCGCGATGCTGTTTGTGCTTCCGGCGCTGATGGCTTGGCTCAGTTCAGCCACCGGCGCATCAGGAGCGAGCCCGTTCGCCATGCGCCTCTTGCGAGCGGAGTTCTACGATCCGAGCCCCGGTCTGTATTGGCAATCGATGGGATACTACCTGCTGGTCATTGTCACCGCCCTCGGCCTGGCATGCTGGGTGCTGCCAAGAAGGTGGCAACAAACGACGGTGGAAACGAAGCGGATGGAGAAGGAGCCCGTGACCCGGATGTCGGAAACCCTGCATCGGTTGCGGGATCACCGTCCGATGGAATGGTTCGCCCAACACCGCGACGTCGGACACCCCATACTCCTGGTCATCAGTGTGATCCTGGCCAGCGCCCTCGTTCTCTGGGCCCTCCTCTCGAGTCCGGAACGAATTATGGCCGATTACTTCGCGATCGGGGCGTCCGCCTTTGCCTACCATCTGGTGCTCAGCACGTATCAGGTTTTGAAAGCGACCAGTCTTGGGTCGGCGCTGCGAGCCACCGGACTGCTGGAACTCATCTTCATCACACCGCTGCGGCCCCAAGAGACTGTGCTGGGGCTCGGCCGAGGACTCCTGCGTCAGGGTCTAAAGGCAACCGGCATTTTTTCGGTTGGGGAAATTCTGTGCCTGGCGATCCTCATCGGGCGGGCGGCCTGGTTCAAAGAGCTCCCTTTGGGCCCAGTGATCGCGGTTAGCGTGCTGGCGAGTCTCATCATGTGGCCTCCGATTCAAGATCTCTGGGCGGGCACTTGGCTCGGACTCTATCAGGGCCTCCAGCAGCCCAAGCCCACTCGAGCCGTGATGCTTTGCCTGGGCTGGGTGCAAGGAGCCCAGCTCATCTGCTATTACATTTGCCTGCCGCTGGGGCCGATCCTGTCCGCCATCAAAAGCTTGGTGATATTTCTGTGGTCTCGCGATCGACTGCTGTTCGAGCTTCCCCGCATTGTCCGTGCCGACACGCTTTCGATCGGAAAGGAGGGGGGCAAGCGATCCTTCAAGCCGCTGCCTTCGGTCATACCGCCACCATTGCCCCCGGCCAAAGCTTGA